A region from the Drosophila ananassae strain 14024-0371.13 chromosome 2L, ASM1763931v2, whole genome shotgun sequence genome encodes:
- the LOC6501256 gene encoding dnaJ homolog subfamily C member 3, whose protein sequence is MALPLSDLLMFGSGEKKLAACVVLLLLELFLEGAESVASPADIENHLELGKDFLARGQLSDALTHYHAAVEGDPNNYLTLFKRGTVYLALGKTRFAVQDFSRVLELKPDFTAARTQRGVVHMKSGEYELAIQDFEEVLNEEPNNGLVLEHYSRLSPAQEQWQLVQQLVSHQDHQNAIAMITQLLEISPWAVPFRQARSDAYIAINDPLSAISDLRQVNRLTQDSTEGHYNIAQLLYTIGHATNALKEIRECLKFDPEHKLCFPFYKKLRKVEKQLVAAEQAREEKQFADCIAAGEAVLRHEPEETMIRYEGHKALCSCYTADEQFGKALQHCKEALDIMKDAQVYCDRADALLGTEMYDDAIHSFQAALDLEENNSRAKEGIQRAKKLQKQSERRDYYKILGVKRSASKQEIVKAYRKAAQKWHPDNFRDEEKKVAEKKFIDIAAAKEVLTDPEKRRQFDNGEDPLDPEGNQRGGFHGEHPFAHFQHGSPFQFKFHFN, encoded by the exons ATGGCCTTGCCGTTGAGCGATCTCCTTATGTTTGGCAGCGGGGAGAAAAAGCTAGCCGCCTGCGTGGTGCTCCTGCTTTTGGAGCTCTTCCTAGAAG GCGCCGAGTCGGTGGCCAGTCCCGCGGACATCGAGAACCACCTGGAACTCGGCAAGGATTTTCTGGCTCGTGGGCAGCTTTCGGATGCCCTAACACATTATCATGCAGCAGttg AGGGTGATCCGAATAACTACCTGACCCTCTTCAAGCGTGGAACTGTTTACCTGGCGCTGGGTAAGACACGCTTTGCCGTACAGGACTTCAGCCGGGTGCTGGAACTCAAGCCGGACTTTACGGCTGCGAGAACTCAGCGCGGTGTGGTGCATATGAAGAGTGGTGAATACGAATTGGCCATTCAAGACTTCGAGGAAGTACTCAACGAGGAGCCGAATAACGGGCTAGTTTTGGAGCACTACTCCCGCTTGTCCCCGGCTCAGGAGCAGTGGCAACTAGTACAGCAGTTGGTTAGCCATCAGGACCACCAGAATGCCATCGCTATGATTACACAGCTATTGGAGATTTCGCCATGGGCCGTGCCATTCCGACAGGCTCGATCGGATGCCTACATTGCCATAAATGATCCACTTTCCGCCATTTCTGATTTGCGGCAGGTGAACCGTCTGACCCAAGACAGCACAGAAGGACATTACAATATTGCCCAGCTTCTATACACGATAGGCCATGCCACGAACGCCTTGAAGGAGATCCGCGAGTGCCTTAAGTTCGATCCAGAGCATAAGTTATGCTTCCCCTTTTACAAAAAGTTGCGAAAGGTGGAGAAGCAGTTGGTTGCCGCGGAGCAAGCCCGCGAGGAGAAGCAATTTGCTGACTGTATCGCTGCTGGAGAGGCAGTACTTCGGCACGAGCCGGAGGAGACTATGATCCGATATGAAGGTCACAAGGCACTCTGCAGCTGCTATACGGCGGATGAGCAGTTCGGCAAGGCATTACAGCATTGCAAGGAGGCGCTTGACATCATGAAAGACGCACAAGTTTACTGTGATCGCGCCGACGCACTGCTTGGCACCGAGATGTACGACGATGCCATTCACTCTTTCCAGGCAGCACTTGACTTGGAGGAAAACAATTCCCGTGCCAAGGAGGGCATCCAACGAGCCAAGAAGCTACAGAAGCAGTCGGAGCGCCGAGATTACTACAAAATTCTGGGTGTGAAGCGCAGCGCCAGCAAGCAGGAAATTGTGAAGGCGTATCGCAAGGCTGCGCAGAAGTGGCATCCGGATAACTTCCGGGATGAGGAGAAAAAGGTGGCCGAGAAGAAATTCATCGATATTGCTGCGGCTAAAGAAGTACTAACTGATCCGGAGAAACGACGACAGTTCGACAACGGTGAGGATCCATTAGACCCCGAGGGCAACCAGCGCGGAGGCTTCCACGGAGAACATCCGTTCGCACACTTCCAGCACGGGTCTCCCTTCCAGTTCAAGTTCCACTTTAATTAG
- the LOC6499326 gene encoding LEM domain-containing protein Bocksbeutel, translating to MSDLAYLDTLNNKQLLAKCLELGLPGVPVTDSTRNVIIRRLRAAITGTPLNKSKTKKATPRRETVHGSHVAQPTSEPVRRTAGKSPSRAGGEKISAASRRTIAYGLDNTSISGRSVQTTTTVSDVGSQSEDDDYFMVDSPSVRYSHSTQTPSEQNRLRRSVSLTKSGVLTTSYTREVNQPNQVLEAEEDLPRSYTYERPTIQTSPLHTLPTYEPRIEPSTYRRSDLGFSRPVLTQSQLNSTSYLEESGYNQAPSPIHPRNTFSGSAKPFGGPGPDTAEPISRQRRPITEFSSARGRILQPTTTVNTLYPQLNQFYDQPDNAHSESESEVEEAPIRSTRLSPPQARPQVRRPLVRREEHGSPMSQFKELVNSVNRQYNLKFYFFLILGVMLATCFYVIMTPGDS from the coding sequence ATGTCGGATCTCGCCTATCTGGACACGCTGAACAACAAGCAACTGCTGGCCAAATGCCTGGAGCTCGGCCTGCCAGGAGTTCCTGTGACAGACAGCACCCGAAACGTCATCATCCGCCGGCTGCGAGCGGCGATCACAGGGACGCCCCTAAACAAAAGCAAGACCAAGAAGGCGACCCCCAGGCGAGAAACTGTTCATGGAAGCCATGTGGCACAGCCCACGTCGGAGCCAGTTCGTCGCACTGCAGGTAAAAGTCCAAGTCGTGCTGGCGGCGAGAAAATCAGCGCTGCAAGTCGCCGGACCATAGCCTATGGATTGGATAACACATCGATTTCTGGAAGATCTGTGCAAACCACAACCACTGTGTCGGATGTGGGCTCTCAATCGGAGGATGACGACTATTTTATGGTAGACTCTCCGAGTGTGCGCTACTCCCATTCCACGCAAACACCTTCCGAGCAAAATCGGCTCAGGCGTTCAGTTTCCTTGACAAAATCCGGAGTGTTGACCACGTCCTATACTCGGGAAGTGAATCAGCCGAATCAGGTTCTGGAGGCTGAAGAGGATCTGCCCCGTAGTTACACATATGAAAGACCAACGATCCAAACCTCGCCACTACACACATTGCCCACATATGAGCCTCGAATAGAGCCATCTACCTATAGACGCTCTGACCTGGGCTTCTCTCGTCCAGTACTAACTCAGAGCCAGCTTAACTCCACTAGCTACTTGGAGGAATCCGGATACAATCAGGCGCCGTCgcctatccacccaaggaacACATTCAGCGGCTCGGCAAAGCCATTCGGAGGCCCAGGACCAGATACAGCTGAACCCATTTCTCGCCAGCGTCGTCCTATTACCGAATTCAGCTCGGCTAGGGGTCGTATCTTGCAGCCCACCACCACAGTGAACACTCTTTACCCTCAACTTAATCAGTTCTACGATCAACCCGACAACGCACACTCAGAAAGCGAGTCTGAAGTAGAGGAAGCTCCTATCAGAAGCACTCGCCTATCACCGCCCCAGGCCAGACCCCAAGTTAGAAGACCACTGGTGCGTCGAGAGGAGCACGGTTCGCCGATGTCACAGTTCAAGGAGCTGGTCAACTCTGTGAACCGGCAGTATAACCTCAAGTTCTACTTCTTTCTTATTCTGGGAGTGATGCTCGCCACGTGTTTTTACGTTATTATGACGCCTGGTGATAGTTAA
- the LOC6501257 gene encoding zinc finger protein 26: MASSEVPTNISDLLCRVCLKTHDVSIRLNYKIELNQMTLRIWQLLESICKAQCPWMEPTLPNQLCQNCTQRLVNAYEFIQEVESAQRRLQKRGKSNQDKSTDVSPEDTGVDVVQIVEQGKVIDPDDIVTEATIKDHHEASHLEEIGEGLETTKSRLLVENVSVTFEDNNVASEEEEDLEMGENLETSTSETEDDAHFFSDGEVIDTGVFYGEVKNLQSQSKEHVDNQYLNITRPSMLGSRLAQSQNFNYKCGMCPRTFAKKESLARHLALAHTQAADTAAQKLASEESNELTCTHCPRSFKRHYTLRRHMEAFHPDASDMPRSPVKRRVTKRRDCPYCGVSFPASSIAVHIRRHTGDNPYKCTECEKAFPRSQDLNLHMRQHTGERPSECRICFKKFISPNKLSRHMRLHTGQRPYVCSICQKAFVQSNDLKIHIRRHTGERPYQCGVCGDSFICGAFLNIHRNHKGHKSHQETAGSDSDRHGKTSVSKRGAEDLVRMRSQRAEEHLLTSSTSLTERPEFFYKCAVCKASFKNGALLTKHRNNMKHYELGREENGDPLPKKL, from the exons ATGGCTTCATCTGAGGTTCCCACAAACATTTCCGATCTATTATGTCGCGTCTGTTTGAAGACACACGATGTCTCTATCCGCCTGAACTACAAAATCGAGTTAAACCAGATGACCCTGAGGATCTGGCAGCTTCTGGAATCCATATGCAAAGCCCAG TGCCCCTGGATGGAACCAACTCTTCCGAACCAGCTGTGTCAGAACTGCACGCAGCGCCTCGTTAATGCCTACGAATTCATACAGGAGGTGGAGAGTGCTCAGCGAAGGTTGCAAAAGAGAGGAAAATCAAATCAGGATAAGTCAACGGACGTAAGTCCAGAGGACACCGGCGTGGATGTGGTGCAGATTGTCGAGCAGGGAAAGGTCATCGATCCTGACGACATTGTGACTGAAGCCACAATCAAAGACCACCATGAGGCTTCGCATTTAGAGGAAATAGGAGAGGGTTTAGAAACTACCAAATCGAGATTACTTGTCGAGAATGTGTCAGTCACGTTCGAAGATAATAATGTGGCTTCGGAGGAAGAGGAGGATTTAGAAATGGGAGAGAATTTAGAGACTTCCACATCGGAAACCGAGGATGATGCACATTTTTTTTCGGACGGTGAGGTAATAGACACCGGAGTGTTCTATGGAGAAGTTAAAAACCTGCAAAGCCAGTCTAAAGAGCATGTGGATAATCAATATTTGAACATAACACGTCCTTCGATGTTAGGCAGCCGTCTGGCCCAATCACAGAACTTCAACTATAAATGCGGCATGTGCCCTCGGACTTTCGCCAAAAAAGAATCTCTGGCCAGGCACCTTGCTCTGGCTCACACTCAGGCGGCTGACACTGCCGCCCAGAAGCTGGCTAGCGAAGAATCAAACGAACTAACTTGCACACATTGTCCACGTTCGTTCAAAAGGCATTATACTCTGCGGCGTCATATGGAGGCATTTCACCCGGACGCCTCCGATATGCCAAGAAGTCCAGTCAAGAGGCGCGTTACCAAGCGCCGTGACTGCCCCTACTGCGGTGTCAGCTTTCCTGCATCGAGCATTGCAGTCCATATACGCCGACATACTGGCGATAATCCATACAAATGCACTGAATGCGAGAAGGCGTTTCCGCGCAGCCAGGATCTGAACCTACACATGCGCCAGCATACGGGCGAAAGGCCCAGTGAGTGTAGGATCTGCTTCAAAAAGTTCATATCTCCGAACAAGCTTTCGCGGCACATGCGATTGCACACTGGGCAGAGGCCATATGTCTGTTCCATATGCCAGAAGGCATTTGTTCAGTCGAACGATCTCAAAATCCACATTCGACGCCACACGGGCGAGCGTCCGTACCAATGCGGGGTATGCGGCGATAGCTTCATATGTGGAGCATTTTTGAATATTCACCGTAACCACAAGGGCCACAAGAGCCACCAGGAAACTGCAGGTTCAGATTCCGATCGCCACGGGAAGACTAGTGTGTCTAAACGCGGAGCAGAGGATCTCGTACGCATGCGCAGTCAGCGTGCAGAGGAGCATCTTCTAACGAGTTCTACTTCACTGACGGAGAGACCAGAATTTTTCTATAAGTGTGCTGTCTGCAAAGCAAGTTTCAAAAACGGAGCCTTGCTGACTAAACATCGAAACAACATGAAGCACTATGAGTTGGGCAGGGAGGAGAATGGGGATCCTCTTCCCAAAAAGCTTTAA